The Ascochyta rabiei chromosome 15, complete sequence genome window below encodes:
- a CDS encoding Leucine--tRNA ligase, translating into MKLAFARLARARAPCIRSVRTFSTTATRFQSPVHSIPYTESCPAPTCACASTPADLDIDRKTPLLNTMAPYAEQVLICTGKEDWTSKLEDEGGATGEFVKGLKGVIGKGGPAFDPFTNILVTASSLPASPSPETSTTAYLLPSFLRIPNIPHTPTAFTALASAYLKPTSLHPLHAALSPTQKAALLRDASQSALLPPAETITHPLILICGHGGRDARCGVLGPLLQRAFRAELKRRGIAAEVAQISHIGGHKFAGNVVVYVPGGWRARARARAEGEGEESGVSALQGCGIWYGRVGPAQVEGLVEETLVRGRVVGELLRGGVVRGAAGAGAAGGGDIGRRIEAQRRAARARAGA; encoded by the exons ATGAAGCTTGCCTTCGCACGGCTAGCAAGGGCTCGAGCACCATGCATACGCAGCGTTCGCACCTTCTCAACAACAGCAACCCGCTTCCAATCCCCCGTCCACTCCATCCCATACACGGAATCCTGTCCAGCGCCAACATGTGCGTGCGCCTCTACACCCGCGGATCTGGACATCGACCGCAAGACGCCGCTGCTGAACACGATGGCGCCGTACGCGGAGCAGGTGCTCATCTGCACGGGCAAGGAAGACTGGACGAGTAAGCTCGAGGACGAGGGCGGGGCGACTGGCGAGTTTGTCAAGGGGCTGAAGGGCGTGATAGGCAAAGGCGGGCCGGCATTCGAT CCATTCACAAACATACTCGTAACCGCCTCCTCCCTCCCCGCCTCCCCAAGCCCGGAAACAAGCACAACGGCCTACCTGCTCCCCAGCTTCCTCCGCATCCCCAACATCCCCCACACACCGACTGCCTTCACCGCGCTCGCCTCGGCGTACCTAAAACCCACCAGCCTACACCCCCTGCACGCGGCCCTCTCCCCCACCCAAAAAGCAGCCTTGCTCCGCGACGCCTCTCAGTCCGCCCTCCTGCCCCCCGCGGAGACCATCACCCACCCACTGATCCTCATATGCGGCCACGGCGGTCGCGACGCCCGCTGCGGCGTGCTGGGACCCTTGCTGCAACGCGCGTTCCGCGCCGAGCTGAAGCGGCGGGGGATCGCAGCGGAGGTAGCGCAGATCAGCCACATTGGGGGCCACAAGTTCGCGGGGAACGTGGTGGTGTACGTGCCGGGTGGGTggcgggcgagggcgagggcgagggcggaGGGGGAGGGGGAGGAGAGCGGCGTGAGTGCGCTGCAAGGGTGTGGGATCTGGTACGGACGCGTGGGACCGGCGCAGGTGGAGGGGTTGGTGGAGGAGACGCTGGTGAGGGGGCGGGTCGTGGGGGAGTTGTTGAGAGGCGGCGTGGTGCGCggcgctgctggtgctggtgctgctggcgGGGGGGATATCGGGAGGAGGATCGAGGCGCAGAGGAGGGCGGCGAGAG CGAGGGCGGGTGCTTGA
- a CDS encoding Homoaconitate hydratase, which yields MAMSLRAARLLGRRVAVLPSSLRLSRVATQSSRLNLAPRAFGTTAARRDTPDVFPSLREGPAANFLGTFQETPKTPQTLTEKIVQRHAVGVAEGKLIRSGDYVTLQPAKCMTHDNSWPVALKFMSIGATKINDPKQIVMTLDHDVQNKTEKNLKKYSQIEDFAAKNDVVFYGAGRGIGHQIMVEEGYAWPGTLAVASDSHSNMYGGIGCLGTPVVRTDAASIWATGKTWWQVPPVAKVTLSGTMPKGVTGKDVIVALAGLFNKDEVLNHAIEFTGSDDTLRTIPVDDRLTIANMTTEWGALTGLFPIDSVLHGWLRARATLAAMGEGEAKDHHQKQFVHERIDELFTATGIVGQQLGHIWKPALAADKGAVYAKELFLDLSTLSPYVAGPNSVKVATPLIELQNQDIKINKAYLVSCTNSRASDLAAAAKVFKEAAAANGDKVPKIPDHVNFYIAAASIPEQKAAEESGDWQTLLEAGAQPLPSGCGPCIGLGTGLLEPGEVGISASNRNFKGRMGSPDAKAYLASPEVVAASALSGKISGPGWYEAPEDYAGVRRGQGDGIPEEERMMTIEDMIEKAIKDAESAIGAFDTEPDVQAASEPAATSPQAETLTEILPGFPEKISGEIVFCDADNINTDGIYPGKYTYQDDVSREKMAQVCMENYDPSFGQSAKAGDILVSGFNFGCGSSREQAATAILAKGIPLVVAGSFGNIFSRNSINNALMGVEVPKLANRLRDVFSSKSVETSQQAIKEPSQNSQSLDSPPPAATAQPAEARQLTRRTGWTLEWDVRRSTVNVQEGPNGAKWNVKVGELPPNVQEIIALGGLENWVRKEIGGTV from the exons ATGGCCATGTCACTGCGAGCTGCGCGACTCCTGGGCCGCCGAGTGGCTGTC CTGCCCTCGAGTCTTCGCCTGTCCCGCGTCGCGACGCAGTCCTCTCGCCTCAACCTCGCCCCACGCGCTTTCGGCACGACAGCTGCCCGCCGTGACACACCGGACGTCTTCCCCTCTCTGCGGGAAGGCCCTGCCGCCAACTTCCTCGGCACCTTCCAGGAGACCCCCAAGACGCCGCAGACCCTCACAGAGAAGATTGTCCAGCGCCATGCAGTCGGCGTCGCAGAGGGCAAGCTCATCCGCTCGGGCGACTATGTGACCCTGCAGCCCGCCAAGTGCATGACCCACGACAACTCGTGGCCTGTTGCGCTCAAGTTCATGTCCATTGGCGCCACCAAGATCAACGACCCCAAGCAGATTGTCATGACCCTCGATCACGACGTCCAGAACAAGACGGAGAAGAACTTGAAAAAGTACAGCCAGATCGAGGACTTCGCCGCCAAGAACGACGTGGTCTTCTACGGCGCTGGACGCGGCATCGGCCACCAGATCATGGTCGAGGAGGGCTACGCCTGGCCGGGCACACTCGCCGTCGCCTCGGACAGTCACTCGAACATGTACGGTGGCATTGGATGTCTCGGCACGCCTGTGGTGCGTACAGATGCTGCTAGTATCTGGGCCACCGGGAAGACTTGGTGGCAGGTCCCGCCTGTGGCCAAGGTCACCTTGAGCGGCACCATGCCCAAGGGTGTCACTGGAAAGGACGTCATTGTTGCTCTCGCGGGCCTCTTCAACAAGGACGAGGTTCTCAACCACGCCATCGAGTTCACGGGATCCGACGACACCCTGCGCACGATCCCCGTCGACGACCGCCTTACCATCGCCAACATGACAACTGAATGGGGTGCTCTTACTGGTCTGTTCCCCATCGACTCGGTCCTGCACGGCTGGCTTCGCGCTAGGGCTACGTTGGCAGCCatgggcgagggcgaggccAAGGACCACCATCAGAAGCAGTTCGTACACGAGCGCATCGACGAGCTCTTCACAGCTACCGGCATTGTCGGACAACAGCTTGGCCACATCTGGAAGCCGGCGTTGGCTGCCGACAAGGGAGCTGTCTACGCCAAAGAGCTCTTCCTCGACTTGTCCACCCTGTCACCCTACGTCGCTGGTCCCAACTCCGTCAAGGTCGCCACCCCTCTCATCGAGCTTCAGAACCAGGACATCAAGATCAACAAGGCTTACCTCGTCTCGTGCACCAACTCCCGCGCATCTGATCTTGCGGCCGCTGCCAAGGTCTTCAAGGAGGCCGCTGCTGCAAACGGCGACAAGGTCCCCAAGATCCCTGACCACGTCAACTTTTACATCGCTGCTGCATCCATCCCGGAGCAGAAGGCTGCTGAGGAGTCCGGTGATTGGCAGACTCTCCTCGAAGCAGGTGCTCAGCCACTGCCTTCCGGATGTGGTCCGTGTATTGGCCTGGGTACAGGTCTGCTCGAGCCCGGTGAGGTCGGCATCAGCGCCAGCAACCGTAACTTCAAGGGCCGCATGGGCTCTCCCGACGCCAAGGCGTACCTAGCTAGCCCCGAGGTCGTCGCCGCCAGCGCGCTTTCCGGCAAAATCTCCGGTCCCGGATGGTACGAAGCACCCGAAGACTACGCGGGTGTCCGTCGCGGACAAGGCGACGGTATCCCTGAGGAAGAGCGCATGATGACCATCGAGGACATGATCGAGAAGGCCATCAAGGATGCGGAATCAGCCATTGGCGCCTTTGACACCGAACCTGACGTCCAGGCCGCCAGCGAGCCCGCAGCAACATCTCCGCAAGCCGAGACCCTCACTGAAATCCTCCCCGGCTTCCCCGAGAAGATCTCCGGTGAGATTGTCTTCTGCGACGCAGACAACATCAACACCGACGGCATCTACCCCGGCAAATACACATACCAGGACGACGTAAGCCGCGAGAAGATGGCCCAAGTCTGCATGGAGAACTACGACCCCAGCTTCGGGCAAAGCGCAAAGGCCGGCGACATTCTCGTCTCGGGCTTCAACTTTGGCTGCGGCAGCAGCCGTGAGCAGGCCGCGACTGCCATCCTGGCCAAGGGCATCCCGCTGGTGGTTGCTGGCAGCTTCGGCAACATCTTCAGCAGGAACAGCATCAACAACGCGCTGATGGGCGTTGAGGTGCCCAAGCTGGCCAACAGGCTGAGAGACGTCTTCTCGTCCAAGAGCGTCGAGACGAGCCAGCAGGCTATCAAGGAGCCCAGCCAGAACAGCCAGTCGCTTGACTCGCCGCCACCTGCTGCTACCGCTCAGCCCGCCGAGGCCAGGCAGCTGACTCGCAGGACCGGCTGGACGCTCGAGTGGGACGTTCGCAGGAGCACTGTCAACGTGCAGGAGGGCCCCAACGGAGCCAAGTGGAACGTCAAGGTCGGTGAGCTTCCTCCCAACGTGCAGGAGATCATCGCTCTTGGTGGCCTTGAGAACTGGGTCAGGAAGGAGATTGGCGGTACCGTTTGA
- a CDS encoding Cytochrome-b5 reductase, giving the protein MSWVKRRAGPLIILGTSAAGGAAYRFFGLSKASDESLNPHTFTPYTLVDKQPVSSTSAIFTLRNANGIPDSQSVKEVEKRSVWSVQIKQPQLQIARAYTPLPHTADGKKDENAPQDMRLLIRQETRGEVSTYLHKLPEQATIEVRGPNAEFELPRNVKEVIFLAGGTGIAPAMQVAQALSRRTGSQMHILWANRRREECIGGISDDKGTPKPSQNRLGWWKSVLIGSSETATLVGLSQDDTTGSEKLQEKGLIVKELDALKERNTIATQGLRVQYYVDEENTFIQPDDVTKRMVSASQEKGSKLIIVSGPDGFIEHWAGGKLWMDGREVQGPLGGALKGMDLGDWKVFKL; this is encoded by the coding sequence ATGTCCTGGGTCAAGCGGCGGGCTGGTCCCCTGATCATTCTCGGGACTTCTGCGGCTGGCGGCGCCGCGTATCGCTTCTTCGGCCTCTCCAAAGCGTCCGACGAATCGCTCAACCCTCACACGTTCACACCGTACACACTCGTCGATAAACAGCCCGTGTCTTCGACCAGCGCAATCTTCACGTTACGGAATGCCAATGGCATTCCTGACTCGCAAAGTGTCAAAGAGGTGGAAAAGCGTAGCGTCTGGAGTGTGCAGATAAAGCAGCCACAACTGCAGATTGCACGCGCATATACACCTCTGCCGCATACAGCCGACGGCAAGAAGGACGAGAATGCGCCTCAGGACATGAGGCTGCTGATACGACAAGAGACTAGAGGAGAAGTGTCGACGTACTTGCACAAATTGCCAGAGCAAGCAACGATAGAAGTCCGTGGTCCAAATGCCGAATTCGAGTTGCCCCGCAATGTCAAGGAGGTTATATTTTTGGCAGGAGGAACAGGCATTGCGCCAGCTATGCAAGTTGCCCAAGCATTGAGCAGGAGGACCGGCAGCCAGATGCATATTCTTTGGGCGAACAGACGGCGAGAGGAATGCATAGGTGGTATCAGCGATGATAAAGGGACTCCAAAGCCCTCACAAAATCGATTGGGATGGTGGAAGAGTGTCCTCATTGGCTCCAGTGAGACTGCCACACTAGTCGGGCTCTCTCAAGACGACACAACGGGAAGCGAAAAACTCCAGGAGAAAGGACTGATTGTGAAAGAGCTCGACGCGCTTAAAGAACGTAACACGATTGCCACGCAGGGACTGCGTGTTCAGTACTACGTCGATGAAGAGAACACATTTATCCAGCCTGATGATGTGACCAAAAGAATGGTCAGCGCATCGCAAGAGAAGGGATCGAAGCTGATCATAGTCTCTGGTCCCGATGGCTTCATCGAGCACTGGGCTGGCGGAAAGCTTTGGATGGACGGCAGGGAAGTGCAAGGTCCACTTGGAGGTGCGTTGAAGGGAATGGACTTGGGCGACTGGAAGGTCTTCAAGTTGTAA
- a CDS encoding Peptide chain release factor N(5)-glutamine methyltransferase, protein MPRIPTALLREARAIDAFLPDLLGPCRDLHTAQKELRWLREHVEKVAKARRVKGDTLAKGALLRQLVAQRGRGKPLQYLLGTEYFGDLEIRCRPGVLIPRQDTAASVTHLAKLVRAAQNLPNELRVLDLCTGTGCIPLLFRHEFASTRRDMDLRMVGIDISDASMNLAQHNLSKLEKSIQTGNGMIKFAKADVLADPFADLAVGAPLPLKTMLNYNRWTPFWDILTSNPPYISPSAYWKTTTRSVRAFEPKLSLVPPPKPNLDDTQQGDVFYPRLLHIANEVEAKIVLLEVADLEQALRVAQLAQEMGTFDGVEIWRDEPDASPSRATTEGGYCIYGEGNARSVVCWRGAGASWLGKTSPPKTPDPDQRTPKSLSTRDLSPSFHHPVVDESNVKAREE, encoded by the exons ATGCCACGCATACCAACAGCGCTCCTTCGCGAAGCGCGTGCGATAGATGCTTTTCTTCCAGATCTCCTTGGCCCCTGTCGCGATCTCCACACGGCCCAGAAGGAGCTGCGATGGCTCCGCGAACACGTCGAGAAAGTTGCGAAAGCGCGTCGCGTCAAGGGAGACACATTGGCCAAGGGCGCATTGCTCCGCCAGCTGGTAGCCCAAAGAGGTAGAGGAAAACCACTGCAGTACCTGCTAGGGACAGAGTATTTTGGCGACTTGGAAATAAGGTGCAGGCCTGGTGTGCTGATACCGAG ACAAGACACGGCAGCGTCGGTCACACACCTGGCGAAGCTTGTCCGAGCCGCGCAGAACCTACCCAACGAGCTGCGTGTTCTGGACCTGTGCACCGGCACCGGCTGCATCCCGTTGTTGTTCCGCCATGAGTTCGCATCCACACGCAGAGACATGGATCTGCGCATGGTTGGTATCGACATCTCGGACGCGAGCATGAACCTAGCACAGCACAACCTCAGCAAACTCGAGAAGAGCATTCAAACAGGTAACGGCATGATCAAGTTTGCGAAAGCCGATGTTCTCGCAGATCCATTCGCCGATCTAGCCGTAGGAGCTCCGTTGCCTCTCAAGACCATGTTGAACTACAATCGATGGACACCATTCTGGGACATATTGACCTCGAATCCACCCTACATCTCTCCTTCCGCGTACTGGAAGACTACCACACGTTCGGTCCGAGCGTTCGAGCCAAAGCTGTCTCTTGTGCCTCCGCCAAAACCAAACCTCGATGACACGCAGCAAGGAGACGTGTTCTACCCACGTCTTCTTCACATTGCAAACGAAgtggaagcaaagattgtgCTCCTGGAAGTTGCAGACCTTGAGCAGGCGTTGCGCGTTGCCCAGCTGGCTCAAGAGATGGGCACCTTCGATGGTGTCGAGATATGGAGAGATGAACCGGACGCGTCTCCCAGCCGGGCCACGACTGAAGGTGGGTACTGCATCTATGGCGAAGGCAACGCTCGCTCCGTGGTCTGCTGGCGCGGCGCAGGAGCATCCTGGCTAGGGAAAACCAGTCCACCGAAGACTCCAGACCCTGACCAACGCACACCAAAGAGTTTGTCGACTAGGGATTTGTCTCCCTCGTTTCACCACCCTGTGGTCGATGAATCCAACGTGAAAGCGAGGGAAGAATAG
- a CDS encoding Phosphoserine transaminase, with protein MVQRSDVNYFGAGPAPLPTAVLEKASQALLNYQDKGLGLCEISHRSPEANAILAETKQALSDLLEIPHDYDILFLQSGGSGEFSATVYNLVSIWVEKKRAEIAQQVGDNKDEVLTRLRKVVDDELKLDYLVTGSWSLKASQEAARLVGAKHVNVAVDARKANDGKFGKIPSEDQWNLTPPSSGGPAFVYFCDNETVDGVEFPSFPKSLQGEDAPIVVADMSSNFISRKVDVNKYGVIFGGAQKNIGNTGIAIAILRKSLLPPQSPYASPDLLRELNLAVGPIVLDYPTIAKNNSLYNTLPIFDVWVAGQVMKGLVDSYGAKRISGQEEISDEKANLIYGVLDKCSDVYRVVPDKSARSRMNICFRVAGGDADKEKAFLAGAEKKGLLGLKGHRSVGGIRASNYNAVSLDGAKLLASYMEEYAKSA; from the exons ATGGTGCAACGCTCTGACGTCAACTATTTCGGCGCTGGCCCCGCGCCCCTCCCCACCGCCGTCCTCGAGAAGGCATCGCAAGCGCTGCTCAACTACCAGGACAAAGGCCTTGGCCTTTGCGAGATCTCCCACCGCTCGCCAGAGGCCAACGCCATCCTTGCCGAGACCAAGCAGGCCCTGAGCGACCTGCTCGAGATCCCCCATGACTACGACATCCTCTTCCTCCAgagcggcggcagcggcgaGTTCAGTGCGACCGTCTACAATCTTGTGTCGATATGGGTAGAGAAGAAGCGCGCCGAGATTGCCCAACAAGTCGGAGACAACAAGGACGAGGTGCTGACGAGGCTCCGAAAGGTTGTGGACGACGAGCTCAAACTCGACTACCTCGTCACAGGCTCCTGGTCGCTCAAGGCTTCGCAGGAAGCTGCACGCCTGGTAGGCGCCAAGCACGTCAACGTTGCAGTAGACGCTCGCAAGGCCAATGATGGCAAGTTTGGCAAGATCCCATCCGAGGACCAGTGGAACCTCACCCCGCCCTCATCGGGCGGTCCTGCCTTTGTCTACTTCTGTGACAACGAGACTGTCGACGGCGTCGAGTTTCCTTCTTTTCCCAAGAGCCTCCAAGGTGAAGATGCGCCCATTGTCGTTGCTGACATGTCTTCCAACTTCATTTCCCGCAAGGTGGACGTGAACAAGTACGGCGTCATCTTCGGTGGCGCCCAGAAGAACATTGGCAACACAGGTATCGCCATTGCCATCCTCCGCAAGTCCCTGCTTCCTCCCCAGTCGCCCTACGCTTCGCCAGATTTGCTGAGGGAGCTCAACCTCGCAGTGGGACCTATCGTCCTGGATTACCCCACAATAGCAAAGAACAACTCGCTGTACAACACCCTGCCCATCTTCGACGTCTGGGTCGCTGGTCAGGTGATGAAAGGACTGGTCGACTCCTACGGCGCCAAACGCATCAGTGGGCAGGAAGAAATCTCGGACGAAAAGGCCAACCTCATCTATGGGGTGCTTGACAAGTGCTCTGACGTCTACCGTGTTGTGCCAGACAAATCTGCGCGTAGCAGAATGAACATCTGCTTCAGGGTCGCTGGTGGGGATGCAGACAAGGAGAAGGCATTCCTTGCTGGTGCCGAAAAGAAGGGCCTGCTGGGTCTAAAGGGTCATCGCAGCGTTGGGGGCATTCGCGCCAGCAATT ACAACGCCGTTTCCCTCGACGGTGCAAAGCTCCTTGCTTCCTACATGGAAGAGTATGCCAAATCTGCGTAG
- a CDS encoding Leucine--tRNA ligase: MAARERAAAEASIEALTAKWQPHWDALVAAQLEPAPTQGKAYVLPMFPYPSGTLHLGHLRVYTISDVLARFKRMQGYRVLHPIGWDAFGLPAENAAMERGLHPEKWTLQNIAAMKAQMKLMGGRWDWDCEIRTCDPAFYKHTQRLFLMLHHRGLAYQAESLVNYDPVDKTVLANEQVDAHGCSWRSGAKVEKRMLKQWFLNIKHFQEPLLNDLTTLAENGRWPDKVLAMQKNWIGRSEGTRLWFDVEAHRRHVQLDPVDVFTTRPDTLFGVQYIALSLTHPIVHRLAPHDDALRAFISRAKHLPLDTKQGYRLPHVLARNPLAQVTGATDSAIPIYVAPYVLDDYGSGAVMGVPGHDARDHAFWTTNAGEEPIKVVITARAGAPPRPLHPGSKDDQILTARGFLAPDVPEFANMPSKQAAKLMVKKLQASGKRAEQTAHWRLRDWLVSRQRYWGTPIPIIHCPSCGPVPVPDAHLPVELPHLPDSFFRGRSGNPLDDDEHWKKTSCPKCASPAQRETDTMDTFMDSSWYFFRFLDPNNTSSIVSPQKADRGMSVDLYVGGVEHAILHLLYARFISKFLATTPLWPAGRLVNGEPFNQLITQGMVHGETFTDPENGRFLKPDQVDTTSRNHPKIKASGLTPNVSFEKMSKSKYNGVDPAATIARYGADATRAHMLFQAPVTDVLEWDEKKITGVQRWLHRVLRLSSALWFPDEELEKFRVPQNVDEDTYEIVARYHRNAGRTGTTPTTQSELIAALHADEAKLWSKTQQTIASVTESYSHSYSMNTIVSDLMTLTNTIWDAPHSSRLMGWLKWSATVHLIRMVAPIAPGVAEEAWHNLYHHTCRPSERSNMVPSVFAHGFPTAHVDIIPHLNPTTTCVVQVDGKRKFQVEIQKAPPVRPQGETATRALDVVHQVSQTPKGQEWLARDTGKLWSMSETKESHPKHPAMPSDWKAIVVGHKLVNFVSPKPPRVENSASEAATQPRE; the protein is encoded by the exons ATGGCGGCGCGGGAGCGCGCTGCAGCAGAGGCCAGCATCGAGGCGCTCACGGCCAAGTGGCAGCCGCACTGGGACGCCCTGGTCGCGGCCCAGCTGGAGCCCGCTCCCACCCAGGGCAAGGCGTACGTGCTGCCCATGTTCCCCTACCCCTCGGGCACCCTGCACCTCGGCCACCTGCGCGTCTACACCATCTCCGACGTCCTGGCCCGCTTCAAGCGCATGCAGGGCTACCGCGTCCTGCACCCCATCGGCTGGGACGCCTTTGGCCTGCCCGCGGAGAACGCGGCGATGGAGCGCGGCCTGCATCCGGAGAAGTGGACGCTGCAGAACATCGCCGCCATGAAGGCCCAGATGAAGCTCATGGGCGGCCGCTGGGACTGGGACTGC GAGATTCGAACGTGCGACCCCGCCTTCTACAAGCACACCCAGCGCCTCTTCCTCATGCTCCACCACCGCGGCCTCGCCTACCAGGCCGAATCCCTCGTCAACTACGATCCCGTCGACAAGACGGTCCTCGCAAACGAACAGGTCGACGCCCATGGCTGCTCCTGGCGCTCCGGCGCAAAGGTCGAGAAGCGCATGCTCAAGCAGTGGTTCCTGAACATCAAGCACTTCCAGGAGCCCTTGCTCAACGACCTCACCACCCTCGCCGAGAACGGAAGATGGCCGGACAAGGTGCTGGCCATGCAGAAGAACTGGATTGGCAGGTCCGAGGGCACGAGGCTCTGGTTCGACGTCGAGGCTCACCGCCGTCACGTGCAACTCGACCCCGTCGACGTCTTCACCACACGCCCCGACACCTTGTTCGGCGTCCAGTACATCGCCCTCTCGCTGACCCACCCCATTGTCCACCGTCTGGCCCCACACGACGATGCCCTGAGAGCTTTCATCTCACGCGCAAAGCACCTGCCGCTCGACACCAAACAAGGCTACCGTCTTCCACACGTCCTCGCCCGCAACCCACTCGCTCAAGTCACAGGCGCCACCGACTCCGCCATTCCCATCTACGTCGCCCCCTACGTCCTGGACGACTACGGCTCCGGCGCCGTCATGGGCGTGCCAGGCCACGACGCCCGCGACCACGCCTTCTGGACAACCAACGCTGGAGAGGAGCCCATCAAGGTGGTCATCACTGCCAGAGCAGGCGCCCCTCCTCGGCCACTGCACCCTGGCAGCAAAGACGATCAGATCCTGACCGCCAGAGGCTTCCTCGCCCCTGATGTTCCCGAGTTTGCAAACATGCCCTCGAAGCAGGCCGCAAAGCTCATGGTCAAGAAGCTTCAAGCGTCCGGCAAGCGTGCAGAGCAGACTGCCCACTGGCGCCTGCGCGACTGGCTCGTCAGTCGACAGCGGTACTGGGGCACGCCCATCCCCATCATCCATTGCCCATCCTGTGGCCCGGTACCTGTTCCGGACGCCCATCTGCCTGTGGAGCTGCCCCATCTTCCCGACAGCTTCTTCCGAGGAAGATCGGGTAATCccctcgacgacgacgagcacTGGAAGAAGACGTCGTGTCCGAAATGTGCCTCGCCAGCCCAACGCGAAACCGACACCATGGACACCTTCATGGACTCGTCCTGGTACTTCTTCAGGTTCTTGGACCCCAACAACACGTCGTCGATCGTGAGTCCCCAAAAGGCGGACAGAGGCATGTCCGTCGATCTCTATGTCGGCGGTGTCGAGCACGCCATCCTGCACCTTCTGTACGCTCGCTTCATCTCAAAGTTCCTGGCTACAACGCCCTTGTGGCCAGCAGGGCGCTTGGTCAACGGCGAGCCTTTCAACCAGCTCATCACCCAAGGCATGGTGCACGGCGAAACCTTTACCGATCCTGAGAACGGACGCTTCTTGAAGCCTGACCAAGTCGACACAACGTCCCGAAACCACCCCAAAATCAAAGCCAGCGGCCTGACTCCAAACGTCAGCTTCGAGAAGATGTCAAAGAGCAAGTACAACGGTGTCGATCCCGCTGCCACCATCGCCAGATACGGCGCCGACGCCACACGCGCCCACATGCTGTTCCAGGCGCCCGTCACGGACGTCCTGGAGTGGGACGAGAAGAAGATTACAGGTGTCCAGCGCTGGCTCCATCGCGTACTTCGACTGTCGAGCGCACTGTGGTTTCCCGATGAGGAGTTGGAAAAGTTCAGAGTCCCACAAAACGTCGACGAAGACACCTACGAGATTGTGGCGCGTTACCATCGGAATGCAGGAAGGACGGGAACCACCCCAACCACGCAATCAGAGCTCATCGCTGCCCTCCATGCCGACGAAGCGAAGCTGTGGTCCAAGACCCAGCAGACCATTGCCAGCGTCACCGAGTCCTACTCTCACTCCTACTCGATGAACACCATCGTTAGCGACCTGATGACGTTGACCAACACCATCTGGGACGCCCCACACTCTTCCCGGCTCATGGGCTGGCTGAAGTGGTCGGCTACCGTGCACCTGATCCGCATGGTTGCCCCAATCGCTCCGGGAGTCGCTGAAGAAGCATGGCACAACCTGTACCACCACACCTGTCGTCCTAGCGAGCGGAGCAACATGGTCCCGTCGGTTTTTGCACATGGCTTTCCTACCGCGCATGTCGACATCATTCCCCACCTCAACCCCACGACTACCTGCGTCGTCCAGGTAGACGGCAAGCGAAAGTTTCAAGTCGAGATCCAAAAAGCACCCCCCGTACGCCCGCAAGGTGAGACGGCAACACGCGCTCTCGACGTCGTACACCAGGTGTCCCAAACGCCCAAAGGCCAAGAATGGCTCGCGAGAGACACGGGCAAGCTGTGGTCCATGAGCGAAACCAAAGAGTCCCATCCCAAGCATCCAGCCATGCCCAGCGACTGGAAGGCCATCGTCGTCGGCCACAAACTCGTCAACTTCGTCAGCCCCAAGCCGCCCAGAGTGGAAAATTCGGCCTCGGAAGCAGCTACCCAGCCTCGCGAATGA